The Zingiber officinale cultivar Zhangliang chromosome 2A, Zo_v1.1, whole genome shotgun sequence genomic sequence GACCATAATTTATAAACATAAAGAAATTCTCAACAAACAAAATACCATAACACATCtttttaactaaataaattaatttttattttcacatcctttaaattaatatttttcattaatttgaaattcaaatccGTTGTCTTAATACAGGGGAAGTGATAATGTTATTTTAGACACACCAATATTTATTTAATGACAAACTAAATGTACTAACTACATtatgattaataaaattaaaaaaaaccctATACAACTAAATTACTAACTCAAAGATATTCATTCCAATTATTCCAGATGGAGTTGCAAGAAATGTCATTCGGAAGCCGtgttaaaaattctttaataCATTAACACCTTAGAATTTATCAATACATGaacacttaaaatattaattcattCACAAAATATGTTggatcaaatattaataaaagatCCACCTTTGAATTTTGCATACAACCTAGTGACGAATTATAGGGTACAAAATAATGAcacaaaaattttattaaatgataTAAATTAAATTTCTCATGGAAAATGTCACTTTAAAATTACAGACTAAAATTTccttaataataaatattattaaattaatttcactTACTATCGgcacaataataaaattaaaaaaaaataaatactaattaAAATGTTTTACCTACTTTTTCAcaattttcttcttcctcacttCTCGCAGCCTCACTGTCTTTCTGCTCTCCCGCGTATTCTCGCAGCCTCATTCTCATTTGCACATTACAATCCTTTATAAAGACGAATgtgtattaaaaaaaatagaaaaaatatggGCACAAGAATCAATTAATGCTGCATGTTAACTAGGGATGACAGTGGGTGTGGATTAGAATAGATTTTGCTAAACCTGTGATCCATCCTGTCTCTCTTTGGGTCTGTTCCGCCCCCGTCTCACGAATCCGACGAGATGGATCTGGATTAGATCTGCTAgacacatcatatttattttttatttttttaatataaaattaaaaaaaattaattaaacattaaatttcttttcaatatttatattaataacATTATTTAACCAAAAAATATTATCACAAATGAAAATATATCCATTTTGATtccattaaaattaattatcaatttttatttaattaataattaataaaaaaattatactgTGCAGGTCCAGAACGGGTCCGATTAAACTCGAGACCCGCCTTCGACTCGCCTAAGACCCGTTTATGCGGGTTTAAACTCATTCCGCTATGATGGATTTGCTAGGGATCTAAATTTTAATCCGCCCCATTGTCATCCTTAATGTCAGTGGAATTCTCGTTGCATGTCAGCATGCTTGAATGTCAGCGAAATTTCGATCTGAATATTAGGCGGGAAACTCGCTACATGTGGATTCATCACATTCTcttatattttcaattttttacaaaaaaagaGCGGTCACGATTTTTTATTTACCCAAAAGAGCATCCTAATTTTaaaactacaaaaaaaaacaCTAAAAATAGTGTTATTCCCTTTTTACCCCTCTCACCAATCTCCTAAATTCCCCCCTCTCTCGCTATTTTTCATTGCACCCCCTCTCTCTAAGATTAAAAAGAGCACGAAATTTTCCTATATCAGACCCACGATGGACCTGATATTTTCATATTAGGCTCACGCTGAGCTTGGTGTTAGACCATATCAGGCCTAGAGTAGGCCTGATTAGGAAAATATCATGCCCACCATGGATCTGATATGGAAATATCAAGCCCAGCGTGGACCTAATATTgtccatatcaggcccagtgTGGATCTAATATTTTTCCATATCACGCGTGGACCTGGTATTGTCCATGTCATGGGTGCATATAATATTTTCATATTAGGCCCAGCGTGAGCCTAATATTTTCTCACATCAGACCCAATGTGCACCTGATATGGTCCAATATCAGGCCCAGTGTGGGCATGATATTTTCTCACATGAAACCCAGCGTGAACCTGATATTTTTTCATATCAGACCTACTAGGGGATGGATTGGAAAACAACGTTTGGAAAGGGGATTTAGAATGTTGACGGGAGGGGCAGGAAgggaataatattatttttgattttttttttttgtagttttaaaattagagtgtttttttaataaataaagatttgggtaaaaaaaatacttattttttattaattagaattttaataaaacaattttattttgtaacattttttataaatttattatgaatttgattttttttaaaaaaaaatcaaacttaatgggaattaaaaatttcttatcttagaaataaaaaaaataatgtgcTCCGGgatttaaatcttaattatgagaaaaaaaaaacatgtgccGCAGtgccgggatttaaatcccgaaaaTGAAAAGTGTCAGGATTTAAATCCCgattataagaaaaataaataaaaaaatacatgtaCCGAGATTTAAATCTCAGAAATATAGTCATATAGAAAGTACTGAGATTTAAATACcgattttaagaaaaaaaataatcaataataAATACCAAAAATCCTTGATATTAATTACTCCCACCGAATGTCATCCAAAGTTTACTTTTTACCTACTTTTCGTAATAAGTTTACTATATACACCCTTATTCTAAAATTTTCCCTTTAAAACAATCTGAATTTTGTTTGACTTAAAAATTCAAGTCAAACAATCTGAAACGAATAATTAACTAAACGAAAGAATGTACATTCTGAAACCAAGAATGTTATtagagtttacaataaaattGGAGAAGGAAACACCATGGATCCAACCCATCAGTCCGTGGCAGTCTGGCAGAGAAAGAAGAACTGGCAGAGGCAGATTCCCCTGTCCGATGAACCATGTCCAAGAAGAAGTTGGTCAAAAATTCTTCGTAACAAGGCAACTTGGAGTAGCCGGGGAAGTAATTGTGAGGTAGTGGTTGCGGGCTTTGGCATCCCTAATCATGTCGAAGCTGAAGAGGCGCAATCCCGTAGCCTTCCGCAAGCCCACTCTATCTTCTTGAGAAAGCTCGATGGAGGCAGCTCTGCCCATTCGACCTCCTTAGGGTTGTGCGAACTTGTGTTGGATGCTCGAGAGAAAGTGACGGAGTGGTGCTGCTCAGGGGCGACGTCCGGGAGGGACTCTCTTCTCACGTATTGCACAGAGTTTCCTGCCACATAGACCTTGAAGATGACGCCGGCGGGATTGAGGAACACCTGGAGCAGGAGAGGAGGTTTGAACATGAGCAAGTCACTGCGTTTGTAGACAAGGGTCATCCCGTGGGACTTGGCCCTGCCGTCGGAGAGCAGGGACTTGGCGATGATGGGGAACCGGAGGTCGGTTATCCGAGAGAAGGCCCAGCGCTGAAGTCATGGAGCAACGCTTGGTTTGGGATCCCGAAGGTCTCTGTCCCATGAGGGGCATTGAGCTTGGAGACTTGATGGAGCATGGCGATGCGATCGTGATTGTGAAGGCGCTCGATGGCGAGGGGGTGGTCGACGATGGGGACGCCGGGGCTCTTGGCGGCGAAATCAGCGAGCCGGGCCATCCATTCGCCGGCGTAGAGCTTGTGGATCACGCAGTTGAAATGGCCCTGCTCGGCGAGGGGCCGCCAGGGGTCGACGGGGACGAGATAGACGCCGCGATCGCGAGCGGGGCTCATGAGAGAGGGTCGGATGAGGCTCCGCTGCTTCTTGGGCAAGAGCGCGTAGCCCACCATGAACCGACGATCGGAAGGCTCCGCCGGGGGCAGATTCAGATCGAAAACAAGACCGCGAAGCCCCGCCTCGGTCCCCGATCGGAAGCGAAGCAAACTGCACTATCGAGCAAGAATCAACCACCGATCGATCCGACGGAAAATCGCAAATCGAAAAACCCTTGGAAGCACGAAAAAAAAGATTAGGGTTCGTACCTTTTCCGATCTGTTCCCAAATGCAGAAAAGAGGTGGAGACGATCAACAGATCTGGCATTCTACTTCCGAAGGTTCCAGCAAACACTCTGGCGTAGAATGCTTGTGCACCGCTAGCCAAGAAGCACAAGGTTACGAAAGCAGGAATTTCCAGTAGATCAGCACTGCGACGCAGAGGAGATTGGGCATCAATTTGTTGGCGCTTCTGATCTGAATCTCGATATCTCCTTCTTGTTCGTGTATTCCAAAAGTTCTTCAACTTGTTATCGGTGCGACCGGGAAACTAGATCGGCAGCTCGTCGGAATCACAAAAATGCGGAAgagaatttgataaaaaaaagaaAACCAAAACTGCGAGAACTCTCACATTTTTTGCCATCAGAGACAACTTGTTGCCCAGATTCTTTTGAAGATGGATGAGCAATGCCCCTTCTTCAATCGAAATGGGGCTTTTCTTCAGATTGGATCTGAGATGATCCAGCCAGCGCAGACGGGCAACTCTTCCCTGATCGAGACAGGTCCGATTTCTTCTCGATGAGGTGCCAGTTCCCCTCACCGTGCTGCTTGTAGTTCATAGCGATTAGTCATCGTGTATATCGTTCTTTATATCTGGAATTGGAAATCGATGTTAGTACAAAACTGACAGACCAGTAACAAAAATCGGTcaaattcaattcccacatatagaacaaaatatacagaatacactatcaattaagaaaaataaatttccttattttagggagtctcatgtgactgacacattTGATCAGTTGATCAGGAATTTGGATCTTAAGCTTAGTCTATTgttctcattagaactaatccaattggacagggatttcttatatatgttctgttattgtttaagcccatttgaATCAATcttagacttattgatcaaacttaggttcgTTTGATTCATCCAATTTCTCATTGGATCTAGTCTGagtcattagaacaaatctaatatttttgatcaaatttgacacaACGAAAttaatccggtcatatttgatcaggcCAACTACTGCAATCAAGATCaccctaattaattcaataataaactgagctagttaaaccaacaaataatttgaacatgctttaggtatcattgaataAATTTGGTCtgtttaaatcaattaataatttaaaccagacctgggtTTGATCGGTCAAGTTGGTCTGACTCCATTTTTAGTAAATTGAAccatcaattaattaaatatttatttattaattaataatacatttcagtatgtatttaattaattaataaataaatttaattaaattgtaaaCATCCACTGTTCACTATTTATACATACGTGAAGGAGAAAAAAATTTACATGGACTTTGTTAGTTAAAAAACTATTGTTCATGCCGATTTTTCCTTCATCTTTAATCGATTCAAATTTGGAATTGAATCGATTAAATATATAAACTGTAAACTTGAATCGATTGCACTTGAATTGATTCAAGTgcatgtgttttttttatttatttactgtgCTTCGAAAAAAACATTgttcatttcatttttttcttctcaaTCGATTCAAGAATCGATTCAGCACAGACACTGTGCCTTTTAATTGATTCATGCACAGTGTTGAATCGATTCAacactgtgcttcgtcaaaatCGACACTGGTCGCGAttttggatcgattgaaatgaaatttcaatcgattcaattcaattgaatcgattggttaatcgattcaattgatgaacagtGTTACTGCTTATCTTTTTCTtcgcgacagaagaagaaaaacgcgagctttttcgcgtcgatttccatgctttcaaaaccatagatgctctgataccattgttggtaattttgagagcatgaaaactaaaacgaaataATGTGGTAACCACTCACATTAATCTCCCGAAGAAATCGCCGAAGAACTGCCGTAGACGTCGCTGCTgttgtcgccgagaagatcacctcacggaacctcctcgaactctttcacAAACCAAATTCCGGCCTTTGGACGTTCTCCTTTGCTCGAGAAAATCTCCTCACAACTTGGCAGTGTTCTCTCGTTGATCACCTCCGCTTCACCGTTGTTCCTTTTCTGATTGCCTTAGACGCCTCTTAAAAGAAGGTTAAGGAAGATGAaagggaaaggacgccccttcctctccttgGCTTTTGCAGCAAAAGGAGAGTAACGAAGGGGAACCCTTCGTCTCCAGTAATGCCtcacatctcccactcgtccaatctaatccatatggtcacataaataagtcacatagactttatgaggatcaagtcacaaagaccagagtaaaatttagtcacaaagaccaaataagtcacgaaggctttatgaggatcaagtcagaagaccagagcaaaatttagtcacaaagatcaaataagaacattcattctatacattagggaaaatggttcgtgcgacagcaaacacagtgagcattcaattgctaagaagattgtcacaccttacttagctgctccatagaacgaatcagagacataaatatCCATAGAATGAATCAAATACATAaatgacttgcctttaccccatattaaattatttacatcatcatgaacatctctaatccctcatattgaccatatgttaagagcatgttcaacatctccaatcaaataaattattcacaattacattttatgtactgaactaaaaatgtaaccggtaccagtgaataaatgtcacaaatatatatcaatcttaatctttctttttagctagaatctattcattctaatcagtcgcttttcTAGTTATGcttcatagaccgaatcatccatatccaataagaaacatgctaaagtagcagacactgatcagaatttcaagtagacagctaaatagtcacttaggataaaatcgagattaacttataatctcaagggtctcacatagtatagaagcagggatccattctcctactacccttcttgtcaccataacacatgtggtataaatcacatactacgatgttattctctttaccaaaaagagcacatattttttccaaaatttaacATTGTACAGATTTCTATCTAGACattcctaatgtctaatcctgaattcaacatatgaattctaatatggcctcaagcagattcagtaaatggtgggtgcatttactccaatcattacacaaatgatctcatcttgacacaaatatcaaggcgaccttaacttatgggtatatcTCTATTCACAACAACATAAGCTGCCCCATAAGCAACGATCTTatctctatttgtacttaacaaatagagatgattgtccatgtgagtggaccaatctcaatctgccaacatgcttatcgagacttctattcgaatgtaacaaagacatatacactgaatagatcatgccatttttcatttatcaaaatgtctttataaTTGTTACATTTTTCGAAGTTccaaagacttcatatgcccatgaaatgactctttagtcaatgacttagtaaaaggatcagcaagcatatttcgcgtagggatgtactcaagaatcacctttttcttgtcaacaatatcccttacaaaattatatttaatttctatatgcttgcctttgctgtgatatttgggatccttggaaaaaactatcgcagcttgactgtcacagtacacagtaAAAGGACTCTCACTATCCTcaacaatcttcagatgctttaggaaccttcttagccagacagcctcttgcacagccgctgcacaagccacatactcagcttccattgtcgacaaggctacacaaacctacttcttgttgttccatgagatgacgccatcattcagcaagaagacataaccagatgtggattttctgtcatcaaggtcccttgcccaatctgcatctgtgtaaCCACTTAGGCTCATTtctgatccttggaaatagaggcaataatcagctgttcctttaagatatctgaatatcctcttcaccgctttccagtgtctcgatcctgggtttgactagaaacgactaactaagccaacaacatagcttatatcgagacgagtacacaacatagtgtacatcaaactaccaatagcactggcatatggtttcttcttcatttcagctatttcctcagaagtcttgggatacatacttttgctcaagacagtacctttcgcTACAGGCGTCCGTTCAACATTGCAatatgacatattgaagtgttgcagcatcttagtgatataagcttcttgagacaaacccaaaagcctctttgattggtctctaacgatcttcactcctaagatgtactctgcttctctcatatctattatatcaaattgtgatgaaagccaacttttgacttttatcacactttatgtcacttccagctattagcatatcatcaacatataatgataaaatgacaaactttcctttttcctttcttaggtaaacacactGATCCCCATTggccatttcgaaaccataagataatattacttcattaaatcttatgttccattgtcttgacgcttgctttagcccatatatagacttccaaagtctacatactcttttctcttggccttcagcaacataaccttctggttgtaccatatagatttcttcgtcaagattaccattaaggaaagccatttttacatccatttgatgtaattcctgatagatcgagtagtgcgatagaggggggggggggtgaatatcgcgtcttttaaaaacttttcttatcatTTTTTAACACTCAAAGTTAAGCAGCAGAAATTAGAAAAAGACACAATTcggttactttgttcggagcctagctcaactcctactcgaaggcccgtggtccttgaccgcaccgatgggcaaagcattataatccttctttccgaaatcctcggaaagaagtgaatcgtacaaaggagcaagatagtaacactctattatcttgcttaaataaaattacaaagCAAGCTTTAATTAGATTATACCAACAATGAATTGCAGATGAAGCTTAGGTCGGCACTCCGGACGATGTTGCTTACTGAGCTGACGAAGATGAGTAACGTGAGCAGCTTGCAGAGTAGCATGAAAATTGATCAGAAGGTCCTTGCcttgcctctgtcttcgagcctgtttttatagatgtactggaggttcggtcgaccgatccctctgttcggtcgaccgaacccgctcccttccttcctggctgaagttcgaagctggctcgatcttttgcatttactggtctttaatggttcggtcggccgatcaggcctttcgatcgaccgaacagcttccttccctATTCGACGTGATTTTGCCGAGATTATCATTTAATGCAGAATAAATACTGattagatcggtcgaccgatccccaggttcggtcaaccgatcaacctatttcctttgctgctgatcagttctgatgatctgtcctgtgcttgtttagttcggtcgaccgatcttactgttcagtcgactgatcaagcTTCCTATGTTCTGGTTCGATCTGAATACTGAATTGAACTTTGCTGtttcggttgactgatcctctggttcggtcgaccgatcgtgcAGTACCTGCAGAACAGTGTTAGGCAAAACATCCTGCTAAACAGAGTTTAGCCCAGTAACAGTATAATGCAAGAATAATATTAaaagatagtagaactgtcttgatctaaacttggaaatcttcccggtttcttcagttatgttggatcagcgacctaagattgttcccttcgggaacccgacctcactattgctcctccagtttgtttacctcaacctacctgccaaacttagatcctccagatctagtttggacttttcactcagccttgatcggctcaccaggacttttcctttgatcttcggtcctccaaacctctcgatcacaccgccaagcattCGGTTCCCTCGACTCACttagacttgcacctgggttccatgatctgctaagatttctcctgcctagcctccagctaggtctttcccggttgagtaaacatcctgcacactcagtcaacttattagatcacaataagacttaacttgaacctttgacaacaccaaaactcatgtttgattctggtgcaacttgcaccaacaatctccccctttttgatatttggcaaccaaggttcaaagttaagtttaaaaatatacaaaaagtaAATAAGCAAACAATTAACttttctccccctgagttaaacaactccccctgaattcactatctctcctcctttgacacacatcaaaaataggggtagactcaaaaaccaagtaagaatTTAACCATAaagttttgctaagtaaaaatgattaaaatatgaaaaatattaacTAATTAAAGTAAACTTTGAATAGAATTATTGAAGAATTTGACTaagtaaaaaattcaaacatattactaagtttgaataaaattttgaaaaatattactaagcaaaataattttgaaaatgataacaagTAGAAAGTTTACTAAgtcaataaaaattttgaaaatatttgaaaattatatttttaaaaaaataaattttgaaaaacattttgaaaattatattttgaaaagaataaactttgaaaaacattttgaaagattaaattttgaaaagagtaAATTGGAAAagcattttgaaaataatattttgaaaaataaaataaaattatattttgaaaatgattgggtcactaagtaaaaatgaaataaacttaaaaatcttgttttgaagctccccctaaaattgacaaattcctaaaagtccaaacatgggtaggaaaactaaggaaaagttgtccttatgatgaaatgtccaacctttgttcaaggctaactaccacaagatagtagctgatgactcaggttggtcaatttgagtatttagtacttactaggtttttactagctagttaacccaaatgattcatgtatgttgtttaaagcccagatttataacgatgcatagatataagcatctgaaatctagggctaagacctaagcatctcacccattctaagttatcaaacaagggatcctattgtgcttgtgagatgctggctcctagaactataggatcatgcagtcTACGGTAGATCCTAAGCTACTCcagaaaattaatatattttgaaagagttttgaacacaaaaattttgaaagag encodes the following:
- the LOC122041377 gene encoding inositol-tetrakisphosphate 1-kinase 5-like; the encoded protein is MAKNFPGRTDNKLKNFWNTRTRRRYRDSDQKRQQIDAQSPLRRSADLLEIPAFVTLCFLASGAQAFYARVFAGTFGSRMPDLLIVSTSFLHLGTDRKSLLRFRSGTEAGLRGLVFDLNLPPAEPSDRRFMVGYALLPKKQRSLIRPSLMSPARDRGVYLVPVDPWRPLAEQGHFNCVIHKLYAGEWMARLADFAAKSPGVPIVDHPLAIERLHNHDRIAMLHQVSKLNAPHGTETFGIPNQALLHDFSAGPSLG